The following is a genomic window from Thermoanaerobacter uzonensis DSM 18761.
AAAGTTGTAACTCCTATGTTTATGTATGGGATAGATAAAAAGAGACCGGAGCTTAGAACTTCGGAAATCAAAGGGATGATGCGTTTTTGGTGGAGAGCCATAAAAGCGTGTAACGATGTACAAACATTGAAAAAAGAAGAATCAGAAATTTTTGGAGATGTGAACAAAATAAGTTCAGTGAAAGTAAAAGTTTTTCCTCAACCTCCGGAAGAATATATTAGAGAGAATAATGAATTAATAAATGAAGATGCTGGTGTAAAATATTTATTTTATTCTGCTTTGCTGTCTGAAAATAAGGGGAAATATATAAAAGAAGGATTTACTTTTCATATAGTTTTGGAAGCGCAAAAAGAAAGACATCTAAAAGAGGCGCTGGCTTCTTTGTGGAGCGGTATTTATTTAGGAGGATTTGGTGGGCGGTCAAGAAGAGGGGGAGGAAATATTACGGCAACAGAAATAGAGGGGTTAATTCCGAAGATTGAATTTATACCAAGGGGTAGAAATTCCGGAGAGGTAGCAGAATGGCTGATAGAGAATTTTAAAAAAGCAAAAAAAATTATTAACGAATCCCAAAAAAGAGATTTTGCCTTTAGTTATAGTAATTTAAGCATCTCGCGTTTTATTATAAGTGATAAGTCGTTTGATAGGTGGGAAAAAGCTCTTGCTGATATTGGAAACAAATTTAGTGAGTTTAGAAAAGAACCTGAAGCTAAAATACTTGGAAGAGCCGTTTTTGGATTACCTGTTTCTCACAAAAAAAGGCCTGTTAAAGGTATAAAAAGAATTGATACTGTGGAAAAAGCTTTTGACCGAAGAATGTCTCCTTTAATATTTAAAATACTTAACGTGGAAAATAAGTATTATTGGGCAGTCATACGTTTGGCAGGCGAGTTTTTGCCTGAAGGAACCATATTAAAATCTGGGAAAACCACACAAAAGCCTGATTACTCTCTTATTGAGAAATTTTGGGAAAAACTAAAGGTTCAAAATAAAGAGTATGTACTTTCTTTGCCTGAGACATTGAATGATGTGTTAGACAAAATAAAGAGTAGAGTTGAACCTGAAAAAATTTACTTGTATGGTTCAAGGGCAAGAGGAGATTTTGGTAAAAAATCTGACATTGATATAGCTGTAGAAACGGATAAAAGCATAGAAAATATTGATTTAATTGGGCTTTTTGATATTGTGAATTTAAATAAAGTGGGCAGCGATTTGAGAGAGAAAATATTAAAAGAAGGGATATTGCTTTATGAGAGAAAAAGTTAGGAAGTTCTTTGAAGATTTTGAAAAAGCCTTTGTAAATCTAAAAAACGCTGTAGAAAAGGCAAGAGATGATTTAGACGTAGATGGAACTATTAAAAGATTTGAAATTTGTTATGAACTGTCGTGGAAGTTAATGAAAGAGTATCTTGCTGATGTGGGTGTAATTGTAAAAAACCCTCGTAATACTTTTAAAGAGGCTTTTAATAACGACCTTATTGAGGATATAGAGACGTGGATGCAGATAATAGAAGACAGGAATTTACTTGTTCATACGTATACCCTTGAGGAATCGAGAGAGGTATTTAATAGGATAAAAGAAAAATATATTATCGAGCTAGAAAAATTTTATTTAGCAATACAAAAAAAGATACAGCGAGAAGATACGTAGTGATTAAAGTTTACATAAGAGGTGAGTTTCTAATGTATGAAAATATTTCAGAAGGTTTTGGTATGTCATCTCTTTTTCTGTTTACAATAGGACCTGTTCAACAATTTATTTCGCAGGCGAGAAAAACACAAGATTTGTACGCTGGGAGCTTCTTATTATCATATCTTACTTTTATCGGCTTAGAAGAAATAATAGAAAAATATGGTGTTAGTAATGTGATTTATCCGGATTTGGAGAATCAGCCTTTTTTAGAGTGGCATAATTTAAAAGTTTATGGAAGCAAAGATGGAGCTGTCTTTAATATCGATTTACCTACTATTCCTAATAGATTTGTAGCTTTAATTCCGGAAATCGAAGAAAAAAACATTGCTGAGTTAGCAGAAGGTATAAAGAGAAAAATAAAAAATGAATGGAATAATATTGTTAAAAAGATTTTACACGAGTTTAGCTTGATAGATAATTTGTATTCTTCAAAAGGCAAGACAAACTTCCAAGAATTAGTAACTAATCAGACAAAAGATTTTCCTGAAATTTATTGGGTGGCAAT
Proteins encoded in this region:
- a CDS encoding HI0074 family nucleotidyltransferase substrate-binding subunit, with protein sequence MREKVRKFFEDFEKAFVNLKNAVEKARDDLDVDGTIKRFEICYELSWKLMKEYLADVGVIVKNPRNTFKEAFNNDLIEDIETWMQIIEDRNLLVHTYTLEESREVFNRIKEKYIIELEKFYLAIQKKIQREDT
- the cmr1 gene encoding type III-B CRISPR module RAMP protein Cmr1; its protein translation is MKKTVLTCKVVTPMFMYGIDKKRPELRTSEIKGMMRFWWRAIKACNDVQTLKKEESEIFGDVNKISSVKVKVFPQPPEEYIRENNELINEDAGVKYLFYSALLSENKGKYIKEGFTFHIVLEAQKERHLKEALASLWSGIYLGGFGGRSRRGGGNITATEIEGLIPKIEFIPRGRNSGEVAEWLIENFKKAKKIINESQKRDFAFSYSNLSISRFIISDKSFDRWEKALADIGNKFSEFRKEPEAKILGRAVFGLPVSHKKRPVKGIKRIDTVEKAFDRRMSPLIFKILNVENKYYWAVIRLAGEFLPEGTILKSGKTTQKPDYSLIEKFWEKLKVQNKEYVLSLPETLNDVLDKIKSRVEPEKIYLYGSRARGDFGKKSDIDIAVETDKSIENIDLIGLFDIVNLNKVGSDLREKILKEGILLYERKS